A region from the Stygiolobus caldivivus genome encodes:
- a CDS encoding type II secretion system F family protein codes for MAISIGKKKSKKGSASPTPKSNYSQIDLMFYKSSLAKSLAKSFEKKLKQAGLPDDPRVLASRLLFFMIVALVAMVALWVIGIIGIRDFVLTREPKYAVFGIMGFIFGTIIPPVTYLVFNLNISQKIDSRRIGIEAETPAFAALFLVFLRSGLSPKILFENISKTKAFSYINGVSKYIVKRMNYLGESVERAVDSSIRVVPSKLYEELMSTYITAIVSGAPVYETMSTKVKDIIKRIELLATVAADRLSGVGEGYVTWLASGFITIYLILILESVFTLLQLLPLPIIGILVVVFVPMVNVLFIFAVDSLQFKFPEKPLKADKLFLEMIPVGFILGIILMIALEPLMARIFHYPLIAPQFLVVDMFTLSGTTYAVPATVVGLTLGFIIALVPPTIMAQRELNEGTGYDIYVVRLLRAIGEGVRAGLSPETIIKNLKENKEMGKLQSVLRRLYAYIRLGMPVKDAFRKASQNIIDFPTKVAFNSLADMVEIGSLTPESVEILADQLDSQIRIRNEYYSKIKVLLYMPYIGSILALITSVILSSAILSLISTGGYAFTYGPLAVATALVPKAIYMTALSSVFNSMLAGLLVGKLARGRIANGYKHAIILLVITMVLLIMTLLLHFSFVSSQAPTL; via the coding sequence ATGGCAATATCTATTGGCAAGAAAAAATCTAAAAAAGGGAGTGCATCACCAACACCCAAGTCTAACTATAGTCAGATTGACCTTATGTTTTATAAGTCATCCTTAGCTAAATCCTTAGCTAAATCATTTGAGAAAAAACTTAAGCAAGCAGGCCTGCCTGATGACCCTAGAGTTCTGGCTTCAAGATTATTGTTCTTTATGATAGTCGCTTTGGTAGCAATGGTAGCTTTATGGGTAATAGGGATTATAGGGATTAGGGACTTTGTCTTAACCCGTGAGCCTAAATATGCAGTATTCGGAATAATGGGGTTCATATTCGGTACTATTATCCCACCTGTTACCTATCTAGTATTCAACCTTAATATCTCGCAGAAGATTGATAGCAGGAGAATTGGGATCGAGGCTGAAACTCCGGCCTTTGCTGCACTCTTCCTAGTCTTCTTGAGGTCTGGGCTATCTCCTAAGATACTCTTTGAGAACATAAGTAAGACTAAGGCTTTTTCCTACATTAACGGGGTTTCCAAGTACATAGTAAAAAGGATGAACTATTTGGGGGAAAGTGTAGAGAGGGCGGTAGATAGCTCAATAAGAGTAGTACCTTCTAAGCTCTATGAGGAACTGATGAGTACTTATATTACGGCTATAGTAAGCGGGGCACCGGTTTACGAGACAATGTCTACGAAAGTAAAAGATATCATAAAACGAATTGAACTGTTGGCTACGGTAGCTGCAGATAGGCTGTCTGGGGTCGGAGAAGGGTATGTAACGTGGCTAGCATCAGGTTTTATAACAATTTATCTGATACTAATCCTTGAATCAGTATTCACATTACTACAGCTTCTACCCCTACCAATAATCGGGATCTTGGTAGTGGTATTTGTTCCTATGGTCAACGTATTGTTCATATTCGCTGTTGACTCTTTGCAGTTCAAGTTCCCCGAAAAGCCCCTGAAGGCTGACAAACTGTTCTTAGAAATGATACCAGTAGGGTTCATACTAGGGATAATCCTAATGATAGCCTTAGAGCCCCTAATGGCTAGGATATTCCACTATCCACTGATCGCACCTCAGTTCCTGGTAGTCGACATGTTTACCCTATCGGGAACCACTTACGCAGTGCCCGCTACTGTCGTAGGGCTTACTTTGGGCTTTATAATCGCACTAGTCCCGCCCACAATAATGGCCCAGAGGGAATTAAATGAGGGGACAGGGTATGACATATATGTGGTAAGGCTATTAAGGGCTATAGGAGAAGGGGTTAGGGCTGGACTTTCTCCTGAGACGATAATCAAGAACCTGAAAGAAAACAAAGAAATGGGTAAGTTACAGTCTGTTCTGAGGAGGCTTTATGCGTATATACGTCTAGGTATGCCAGTTAAAGACGCCTTCAGAAAAGCATCACAAAATATAATTGATTTCCCGACGAAGGTTGCCTTTAATTCATTAGCTGATATGGTCGAGATAGGTAGCTTGACTCCCGAGTCAGTTGAGATACTGGCTGACCAGTTGGACTCACAGATCAGGATAAGGAATGAGTACTACTCCAAGATCAAAGTCCTACTATACATGCCATATATAGGGTCAATCCTAGCCTTGATCACCTCGGTCATATTATCCAGTGCTATACTATCCCTTATAAGCACTGGCGGATATGCGTTCACTTATGGGCCCTTAGCTGTAGCTACAGCATTAGTCCCTAAAGCCATATACATGACAGCCCTCTCATCAGTGTTTAATTCTATGCTCGCCGGCCTATTAGTAGGAAAGCTGGCTAGGGGAAGGATTGCCAATGGGTATAAGCACGCAATAATATTGTTAGTTATAACAATGGTCCTACTGATAATGACCTTACTATTACACTTCTCGTTTGTATCAAGCCAGGCACCGACCTTATGA
- a CDS encoding type II/IV secretion system ATPase subunit, whose translation MSSQKLKIKLPKISTNNKNKNVRAEEVDLPFSLYPLFIPVQTIEGEVFSQYEIDLSNIIPEDIANDFSQNRIELSIAKPNVFITYDEEKGIYKYNLIEPLMDVNTFNIYLTLIDEVERSLLADTDHVPLGKILVDLSSKRPELKVFQGRVGELNVLSTPFKVALYYLLRNMFGYNILTPLLLDHNIEDISSSGLNLPIYVYHRQFEYTPTNIVITKQMNLFGKIIDGEQLLDELVLRFISLANKTISVATPIADGILPKGDRIAATFRREVSANGSSFVIRRFSESPITILDLINSKVLSPEAAAYLWYAIDMKLSFMVIGVTGAGKTTVLNAILNLVKESMKIVSIEDIPEIRLAQDNWVQLYARPAYGGLGKEVGLMDLLKLSLRYRPDIIVVGEIRGEEAYVLFQAISTGHGGATTFHAYDAESAVKRLMNEPLNIPSEWIPMMNIIVTVRRLPVYVGDKILLRRRAVSINEIVSYNDLRQSVRWDPNTDTHILDYNAAMVLRSRIEESGKNFDDAKAEIERRATFLKMMASTRQIVQSRDSYKILKKYIIKYSLRPEEAMREIQMMAGVKQVTQ comes from the coding sequence ATGAGTTCACAAAAATTGAAGATAAAACTACCCAAGATATCTACTAACAATAAAAACAAGAATGTCAGAGCTGAAGAAGTAGATTTACCATTTTCGCTTTATCCCCTCTTTATCCCCGTGCAGACGATAGAGGGAGAAGTTTTTTCTCAGTACGAGATAGACTTATCCAATATTATCCCAGAGGACATAGCAAATGACTTTAGCCAAAACAGGATAGAACTATCTATTGCTAAGCCGAACGTCTTCATTACATACGACGAGGAAAAGGGTATTTATAAGTATAACTTAATTGAGCCCCTAATGGACGTGAACACCTTCAACATCTACCTAACTTTAATCGATGAAGTCGAGAGGAGCCTGCTAGCAGATACCGACCATGTGCCCTTAGGCAAAATCTTGGTCGATCTAAGCTCTAAGAGACCGGAACTTAAGGTATTCCAAGGAAGAGTAGGTGAACTCAACGTACTCTCAACACCATTCAAAGTAGCTTTGTACTACTTACTAAGAAATATGTTCGGTTATAACATACTGACCCCCTTGTTATTAGACCATAATATTGAGGATATTTCGTCAAGCGGACTTAATTTACCGATATACGTATACCATAGACAGTTCGAATACACACCGACAAACATCGTAATCACCAAACAGATGAACTTGTTTGGAAAAATTATCGATGGTGAACAGCTGCTCGATGAACTTGTTTTAAGGTTTATCTCGTTAGCCAATAAGACAATTTCAGTAGCTACACCCATAGCAGACGGTATATTACCTAAAGGAGATAGAATAGCGGCGACGTTTAGAAGAGAGGTATCAGCTAACGGTTCATCTTTCGTCATAAGAAGGTTTTCGGAAAGCCCTATAACTATTTTAGACCTTATAAACAGCAAGGTCCTATCCCCAGAAGCTGCTGCTTACTTATGGTATGCCATAGATATGAAACTCTCTTTCATGGTCATAGGAGTGACTGGAGCAGGAAAGACCACAGTGCTGAACGCTATTTTGAACTTAGTCAAGGAGTCCATGAAGATAGTGTCAATTGAAGATATACCTGAAATAAGATTGGCCCAAGATAACTGGGTCCAATTATATGCGAGACCTGCATACGGTGGGCTCGGTAAGGAAGTAGGTTTAATGGACTTACTGAAGCTATCATTAAGATACAGGCCTGATATAATAGTAGTCGGAGAGATCAGAGGTGAAGAAGCTTACGTTTTGTTCCAAGCTATATCTACTGGGCACGGTGGTGCAACGACCTTCCACGCGTACGACGCTGAAAGCGCAGTTAAAAGGTTAATGAATGAACCCTTAAACATCCCCTCAGAGTGGATACCTATGATGAACATCATTGTGACAGTAAGGAGGTTGCCAGTATATGTCGGTGACAAAATATTGTTGAGGAGGAGAGCTGTCTCAATAAACGAGATCGTCTCCTACAACGACCTAAGGCAGAGCGTGAGATGGGATCCCAACACTGACACTCACATATTAGACTATAACGCTGCCATGGTCTTAAGGTCTAGAATTGAAGAGTCTGGTAAAAACTTTGATGATGCTAAGGCAGAGATAGAGAGGAGAGCCACGTTCCTGAAGATGATGGCAAGTACTAGACAAATAGTGCAGAGCAGAGACAGCTACAAGATATTGAAGAAGTACATAATTAAATACTCACTGAGACCAGAAGAGGCAATGAGAGAAATACAAATGATGGCAGGAGTTAAACAAGTGACTCAATAA
- a CDS encoding glycosyltransferase, whose translation MEFFTIVNPFKDFLIVLLALFSVAPSVWNILQAYYYKVGTRTQFRDTWREKNERFYSIIVAVRNEGKETIKELINNLASIDYDKYEVIIVSDDTESYFKEVFSAVTLPANFRVVRRESPKGGKAGALNFAVNLAKGDYLVFLDADARVGKGFFQKLNEKSYLASALRIRIYSDETTLQRYYKEFTEKVMLALFKGRYFLNLPIFPNGSAFSIRKSVLLSVGGWKEGAIAEDLELGIRLFLKDVKVVFFEDIIVYSKAPYTLYDLYKQIERWSYGSSQIFLLSAKMVRKGISGLEGFIYAQQWGLYPLFLLTLIVFNGLEFLLELDQLLLLTPLLVYGISTVIYALVLGQKEGDLRVVLTILNASVAGYSRGLFRIPYKWRVTPKEKKEERGEDDTRKINFLKIIPIFLLSFINAVFSYWLSCIVLLGLGVIESLV comes from the coding sequence ATGGAGTTTTTTACCATAGTAAACCCCTTTAAAGACTTTTTAATTGTCCTCTTAGCCCTCTTTTCCGTAGCCCCTTCGGTCTGGAATATACTCCAAGCTTATTATTATAAGGTCGGAACGCGTACTCAGTTCAGAGATACGTGGCGAGAAAAAAACGAAAGATTTTACTCGATAATAGTTGCAGTTAGAAATGAGGGAAAAGAAACAATTAAGGAGCTAATAAACAACTTGGCTTCGATAGACTATGACAAGTACGAGGTAATAATAGTTTCCGATGACACTGAGAGCTATTTTAAAGAGGTATTCAGTGCGGTAACCTTACCTGCTAATTTCAGGGTAGTCAGGAGGGAGAGCCCCAAGGGGGGAAAAGCAGGAGCACTGAATTTTGCGGTTAACTTAGCTAAAGGAGATTACCTTGTCTTCCTTGATGCCGATGCGAGAGTAGGAAAAGGTTTTTTCCAAAAGTTGAACGAGAAATCTTATCTAGCTTCTGCACTTAGAATAAGAATTTACTCCGACGAGACCACACTACAGAGGTATTATAAAGAGTTCACAGAAAAGGTCATGTTAGCTCTGTTTAAGGGCAGGTATTTTCTGAACCTCCCTATTTTTCCTAACGGATCCGCTTTCTCTATCCGTAAGAGTGTATTATTAAGTGTTGGCGGGTGGAAGGAAGGTGCAATAGCTGAGGATTTGGAGTTGGGGATAAGGCTGTTCCTCAAAGACGTGAAAGTAGTGTTCTTTGAGGACATAATTGTTTATTCAAAGGCTCCATATACTCTATACGACCTATACAAGCAGATAGAGAGGTGGTCTTACGGTTCATCACAGATATTTTTACTTTCCGCGAAAATGGTGAGAAAGGGTATAAGCGGTTTAGAAGGGTTTATCTACGCACAGCAGTGGGGATTATATCCTCTATTTTTACTCACGCTCATAGTGTTTAACGGTCTCGAGTTCCTACTTGAGCTGGATCAACTTTTACTCCTAACTCCTCTTCTCGTCTACGGTATTTCTACCGTTATATATGCACTGGTTCTGGGACAGAAAGAAGGCGACCTAAGAGTAGTACTCACCATACTAAACGCTTCAGTAGCCGGTTATTCAAGGGGGCTTTTCAGGATCCCTTATAAATGGAGGGTTACCCCTAAGGAAAAGAAAGAAGAGAGAGGTGAGGATGATACTAGAAAAATTAACTTTTTAAAAATAATACCTATTTTCCTTCTCTCCTTTATAAACGCAGTATTTTCGTATTGGTTATCATGTATTGTATTACTGGGGTTAGGAGTTATTGAGTCACTTGTTTAA
- the ppa gene encoding inorganic diphosphatase, with product MKMGPGKKAPEEVNVLIEIPMGSNIKYEYDEEEEVVKVDRVLYTSMVYPFNYGFVPGTLEEDGDPIDVLVITSYPILPGTAIEARPIGMLYMRDEEGEDAKIIAVPKDKIDPSYSNVRDIIDLPEAVKNKIMHFFEHYKELEPGKWVKVSGWGSANEAKARISGAIKRASGK from the coding sequence ATGAAAATGGGACCAGGTAAAAAAGCCCCCGAGGAGGTAAATGTTCTAATTGAAATACCAATGGGGTCTAATATAAAATACGAATATGACGAAGAAGAAGAAGTAGTAAAGGTAGATAGGGTCTTATACACGTCTATGGTATATCCCTTTAACTACGGCTTCGTGCCTGGTACTTTAGAAGAAGACGGGGACCCAATAGATGTGTTAGTGATAACGTCATACCCTATTTTACCCGGTACGGCAATTGAAGCTAGGCCAATAGGCATGCTCTACATGAGAGACGAAGAGGGAGAGGATGCAAAGATAATAGCTGTTCCTAAGGACAAAATAGACCCGAGTTACTCTAATGTGAGGGACATTATCGACCTACCCGAAGCGGTGAAAAACAAAATCATGCACTTCTTCGAGCACTATAAGGAACTAGAGCCCGGTAAATGGGTCAAAGTTTCAGGTTGGGGGTCAGCCAACGAGGCTAAAGCGAGGATCAGCGGGGCTATTAAAAGGGCCTCAGGAAAATAA
- a CDS encoding HD domain-containing protein encodes MNEVDLERILAGGKSLVRTGWMQRGVPPAVGETVAQHSWEAGVIAYYLSKKILEKGVELSPEKAVTIAVFHDIGETLLGDLPKWASDKLPQKEEIELEAIKELGLGEELFEEYKGKSLEGQVAKFSEMLSTYLQAKRYLKQGYDVGEILNSYLKVLEEVKKKFPFNLIEDVINFLINDLIK; translated from the coding sequence ATGAATGAGGTAGACCTCGAGAGGATCCTCGCCGGCGGTAAGAGTCTGGTGCGTACGGGTTGGATGCAGAGGGGAGTACCTCCTGCTGTAGGGGAGACAGTAGCTCAACATAGCTGGGAAGCAGGAGTTATAGCATATTATTTGTCCAAGAAGATCTTAGAAAAAGGGGTAGAACTCAGCCCTGAAAAGGCAGTTACGATAGCTGTATTCCACGACATAGGAGAGACTTTGTTAGGGGACTTACCCAAGTGGGCTTCGGACAAGTTACCCCAGAAAGAAGAGATCGAATTAGAGGCGATTAAGGAACTTGGTTTAGGAGAGGAGCTCTTCGAAGAGTATAAAGGTAAAAGCCTTGAGGGGCAGGTAGCCAAGTTCAGTGAGATGCTCTCTACTTATCTTCAAGCTAAGAGGTACCTAAAGCAGGGATATGATGTGGGAGAAATATTGAACAGTTATCTGAAAGTACTTGAGGAAGTTAAGAAAAAGTTTCCTTTCAATTTGATTGAAGATGTGATCAATTTTCTAATAAACGATTTAATTAAGTAG
- the thiD gene encoding bifunctional hydroxymethylpyrimidine kinase/phosphomethylpyrimidine kinase, whose translation MNKAVALSVAGLDSGNGAGLETDIKVYEILGIHGVGALTAITAQNTRGISRVYPLPQDVLKSQLDALFSDFDIRSAKLGMIYTKEQFQILVDSLPSAIPLVTDPVIYAKDGTPLIKDIDEYKRTILPRTTVLTPNALEASLLSGLKIRSIEDVKVVSKLISKNFGIPYVIIKGGHLEGKYSVDVLYDSIRDEYHQIGYERVTSNKNTHGTGSVFATAISAGLAKGEDIISSFRTARDLLQSSIRYGLEIGRGIGPIDPVSPTLVKAMRYDVINEMEKFAETVEKWDGFYKLIPEVQSNLAHAIQPEYVKGLEDIAVFRDRIVRNWDNRVRVGLPVVFGKPTHTARLLLTILGYNNKARVLINIRFSDDAVRLLKETGYDVIEVNRELEPSSHIEGKSMQWLVTFVHNTYGSIPNVIFDRGVKGKEAMIRLWTSSIDEMINTLKYLSERL comes from the coding sequence ATGAACAAGGCGGTAGCCCTTAGCGTCGCAGGTCTCGACAGCGGGAACGGAGCAGGTCTCGAGACCGATATTAAGGTCTATGAAATATTAGGAATACATGGTGTAGGAGCCCTAACAGCTATTACTGCCCAAAATACACGGGGTATTTCAAGGGTCTACCCGTTACCTCAGGACGTGCTGAAAAGCCAATTAGACGCTCTCTTTTCAGACTTTGATATAAGGTCGGCGAAGTTGGGCATGATTTATACTAAAGAGCAATTCCAGATACTTGTAGACTCTTTACCTTCAGCCATACCGCTGGTTACTGACCCCGTGATCTATGCAAAAGACGGGACGCCACTAATCAAAGATATAGACGAGTATAAGAGGACTATTTTACCGAGGACCACTGTGTTAACTCCTAATGCATTAGAAGCTTCGCTTCTATCGGGCCTCAAGATAAGGAGTATTGAAGACGTTAAGGTGGTGAGCAAACTGATATCGAAGAATTTCGGCATCCCTTATGTCATAATTAAAGGCGGACACTTAGAAGGGAAATACAGCGTAGACGTACTATATGACAGTATAAGGGATGAATACCACCAGATAGGCTACGAGAGGGTAACTTCCAATAAGAATACTCACGGGACCGGTAGCGTATTCGCTACTGCAATTTCTGCAGGCTTAGCAAAAGGTGAGGACATAATTTCCTCATTCAGGACCGCCAGAGACCTTTTGCAAAGTTCAATACGCTACGGGTTAGAAATAGGAAGAGGTATAGGGCCCATTGACCCGGTTAGTCCAACGTTGGTAAAAGCAATGAGATATGATGTAATTAACGAAATGGAAAAGTTCGCTGAGACAGTAGAAAAGTGGGACGGGTTTTACAAGCTAATCCCTGAGGTTCAGTCCAACCTAGCTCATGCAATCCAGCCGGAGTATGTGAAAGGTTTAGAGGATATTGCAGTATTCAGGGATAGGATAGTAAGGAACTGGGACAACAGGGTCAGAGTAGGGCTACCGGTAGTCTTTGGGAAACCTACTCATACCGCACGTCTTTTGCTTACTATCTTGGGCTATAATAACAAAGCTAGGGTACTTATAAACATCCGTTTCAGTGACGATGCAGTTAGGTTATTGAAAGAAACAGGTTATGATGTAATAGAAGTCAATAGGGAGCTTGAGCCCAGCTCACATATTGAAGGTAAGAGTATGCAATGGTTAGTTACGTTTGTGCATAATACTTACGGCAGTATCCCGAACGTCATTTTCGATAGGGGTGTAAAGGGTAAAGAGGCGATGATCAGGCTCTGGACTAGTTCAATAGATGAAATGATAAATACGTTAAAGTACCTGAGTGAGAGGCTATGA
- a CDS encoding MoaD family protein → MKVTVKYFAFLQDYTGKESEVVETNCKDVDCLKSQLEDKYGKEFGKILREGLGNIKVSVLVNGRKKEEINDGDEIAIFPPPAGGELKIGKRLDILEEIREFRNEADEQVGSMVVYLGIVKGIVEGHKVYELKYQAYEEYTKKRFEEIISTLKEKYKDLVKMKIIHVIDDLKPGEDVFLVMALGRGRKDTINAVEEAVEMVKHSTGIWKLEVRDDGQFWVVAGNTRVRRNEQGGSP, encoded by the coding sequence ATGAAAGTTACAGTTAAGTATTTCGCTTTCCTCCAAGACTATACTGGAAAAGAGTCAGAGGTTGTAGAAACCAACTGTAAAGATGTGGACTGCCTTAAGTCCCAACTGGAGGACAAGTATGGGAAAGAATTTGGAAAAATCTTAAGAGAAGGTCTGGGTAATATAAAGGTCTCAGTCTTGGTCAATGGTAGAAAGAAAGAAGAGATAAACGACGGCGATGAAATAGCCATATTTCCGCCACCAGCTGGGGGAGAACTCAAAATAGGTAAGAGGTTAGACATACTTGAAGAAATAAGGGAATTTAGGAACGAAGCGGACGAACAAGTCGGCTCAATGGTAGTGTATTTAGGTATAGTAAAAGGAATAGTTGAAGGACATAAAGTCTATGAACTAAAGTACCAAGCATATGAGGAATATACGAAAAAGAGGTTCGAGGAGATAATTTCCACTCTAAAAGAGAAGTATAAAGACCTAGTAAAGATGAAGATCATCCACGTAATAGACGACCTCAAACCTGGGGAAGACGTGTTTTTGGTAATGGCATTAGGTAGGGGTAGAAAAGACACCATTAACGCTGTAGAAGAAGCAGTTGAAATGGTTAAACACTCAACCGGCATATGGAAACTTGAGGTGAGAGACGACGGGCAATTTTGGGTGGTAGCAGGTAACACGAGAGTGAGGAGAAATGAACAAGGCGGTAGCCCTTAG
- a CDS encoding CoA-binding protein has translation MSNQPEESVIEEVLRNYKNIATVGFSKDPSKPSHQVPKFLMSKGYNVIPVNPTVSEVLGRKSYKSVLDIPDRIDVVEVFRPSQDVPKIIDEVLQRLKEKGDVKVIWLQEGIRNDEAAEKARKAGLIVIQDRCMYKEYMKKIEGNPHPPPVSQVG, from the coding sequence ATCAGTAACCAACCCGAAGAAAGTGTAATTGAAGAGGTCTTAAGGAATTATAAAAATATAGCTACAGTAGGTTTCTCTAAAGACCCTTCTAAACCTTCTCACCAAGTCCCTAAGTTCCTAATGTCGAAAGGTTATAACGTGATCCCGGTTAACCCGACCGTGAGTGAGGTACTAGGGAGGAAAAGTTACAAGAGTGTTCTTGATATCCCCGATAGAATAGATGTAGTAGAAGTTTTCAGACCGTCTCAGGACGTGCCCAAAATAATTGATGAAGTCCTACAGAGATTAAAAGAAAAGGGGGACGTAAAGGTCATATGGTTACAAGAGGGGATAAGGAACGATGAAGCGGCTGAAAAAGCAAGGAAAGCTGGCTTAATAGTGATTCAAGATAGGTGTATGTATAAAGAGTACATGAAGAAAATTGAAGGAAATCCCCATCCTCCACCGGTAAGTCAGGTAGGTTGA
- a CDS encoding thermopsin family protease, producing the protein MRALLVVFLLITVFITVPFAHLSSAQLVSTQPKPVGLVSYGICQDGKNITYNITTQQIIGYFKILSLKALNLTSTYPYYASLQLGGTVLTPHGIEWVQESLVFNTQNNTFFVASYNNGEQTVNSTVIYYTLPLAGYLIISLINNSPYTLVKFQYVIIQNGSRSLPPRVITPITAKIQGNAEFIVNYYLKGNVELVFGGYNSVTNFTSLYSQLALFYNESGLRPFPSLYNYGTNATGSSSDLFTILGSNDNIVVAVGSPNYGLITSDYQPPKVPLTFINQSIIVNGVGLYKNQLFYITSPYNVTFPTTLKVGENVFLYLEKVDVENEVIPNNVIFQVYNFTGYYDEKVIFSLLYPNFSIVGYNLSINSIVTLPNIINISNNERYVLTKPINISVNTSMPLLVNVSGLYIPQYLVEIEYPNGSVITNWFDKGSVVTLPKYIYVSPTERYTLVGQDYIYINSSNKVIAPYQTEYKVYLNYGSFSVTYWVKNGGTVSLNAFVPPFYEGKWEGTYNAPVGAKVVVNQYIQETLVLRPNIPLISVLVLILVLVFLGGLFWWRVKKVAKQ; encoded by the coding sequence ATGCGTGCTTTATTAGTTGTTTTCCTCCTTATAACAGTCTTCATAACTGTACCATTCGCACACCTATCTTCGGCCCAACTCGTTAGCACTCAGCCAAAACCCGTAGGTCTGGTGTCTTATGGCATATGTCAAGATGGAAAAAACATTACGTATAACATAACTACTCAACAGATCATAGGGTATTTCAAAATACTTTCCCTCAAGGCTTTAAATTTGACCTCAACTTATCCCTATTACGCTAGTTTACAACTAGGTGGCACAGTACTGACACCTCACGGGATAGAGTGGGTACAAGAAAGTTTAGTATTCAACACACAAAATAATACTTTCTTCGTAGCGTCATATAATAACGGTGAACAAACTGTAAATTCCACTGTAATCTATTATACCTTACCTCTTGCAGGTTACCTGATAATTTCGCTTATCAACAACTCTCCCTATACCCTCGTTAAATTTCAGTACGTTATAATACAGAACGGGTCTAGGTCACTCCCTCCACGAGTGATTACTCCTATTACGGCAAAAATCCAAGGGAACGCTGAATTCATAGTGAATTACTATTTAAAGGGGAATGTAGAACTGGTCTTTGGCGGGTATAACTCAGTTACTAATTTTACTTCACTTTATTCCCAGCTGGCACTGTTTTATAACGAGAGCGGTCTAAGACCTTTTCCTTCGCTCTATAACTACGGTACTAATGCCACTGGGTCCTCATCAGACCTTTTCACTATCCTCGGGTCTAACGATAACATAGTAGTAGCTGTGGGAAGCCCTAATTACGGTCTTATAACAAGTGACTACCAACCCCCAAAAGTCCCGTTAACATTTATAAACCAGTCTATTATTGTCAACGGTGTAGGGCTGTATAAGAACCAGTTATTTTACATAACGTCTCCCTATAACGTTACATTTCCTACAACCTTAAAGGTCGGAGAAAACGTTTTCCTCTACCTAGAAAAAGTAGACGTGGAAAACGAGGTTATCCCAAATAACGTTATTTTTCAGGTTTACAACTTCACAGGTTACTACGACGAAAAGGTTATCTTTTCCTTACTCTATCCTAATTTCTCAATTGTAGGCTATAACTTGAGTATCAACTCGATAGTCACATTACCCAACATAATTAACATAAGTAATAATGAAAGGTACGTTTTAACCAAACCTATTAATATCAGCGTTAACACGTCTATGCCCCTACTTGTAAACGTAAGCGGGCTCTACATTCCCCAGTATCTAGTAGAGATCGAATACCCTAACGGGAGTGTGATTACAAATTGGTTTGATAAGGGATCCGTGGTCACTCTTCCAAAATACATTTACGTTAGTCCCACCGAAAGGTATACCCTAGTAGGGCAAGACTACATTTACATTAATTCCTCCAATAAGGTGATTGCTCCTTACCAGACGGAATATAAAGTTTACTTAAATTACGGTAGCTTCTCTGTGACTTACTGGGTTAAAAATGGAGGGACAGTGAGCTTAAACGCATTTGTGCCCCCCTTTTACGAAGGAAAATGGGAGGGAACCTATAATGCACCTGTCGGTGCTAAGGTAGTCGTAAACCAATACATACAAGAAACGCTCGTCCTTCGTCCTAATATACCCCTTATCTCAGTATTAGTTCTGATCTTAGTGTTGGTCTTTTTGGGAGGTCTGTTTTGGTGGAGAGTAAAAAAGGTGGCTAAGCAATAA